A portion of the Simkania negevensis Z genome contains these proteins:
- the asnS gene encoding asparagine--tRNA ligase, whose amino-acid sequence MKSPCLESLQDRTKIKAILEAEESAILGKNVTVCGWIRTVRDQKSFAFIEISDGSCFSTIQAVADAKLPSYEAKIAELSTGAAIAISGEVVKSPGNKQKYEIQVSSIELFGTCPNDFPLQKKRHSFDFLRSIAHLRPRTNTQGAVARVRSRLAYATHRFFQERGFVYLQSPIITASDCEGAGELFQITTLNLDNPPRDKGKIDYKQDFFSKPAFLTVSGQLNAEAYATALSDVYTFGPTFRAENSNTSRHLAEFWMIEPEMAFANLNTVANLAEDYLKCLIQEALSCDQDMQFFNEHIDKGIIERLQHVHDSPFIRMTYTEAIDILKKSNKPFEYPVEWGSDLQSEHERYIAEEYCKKPVILTNYPKEIKAFYMRNNEDGKTVAALDVLVPKIGEIIGGSQREERYDILTKKIEAIGLDPHAYAWYLDLRKYGTVPHGGFGLGFERLVQFVTGIENIRDAIAFPRVPGQCEF is encoded by the coding sequence ATGAAATCGCCCTGCTTAGAGAGTTTGCAGGATAGAACCAAAATCAAGGCGATTTTAGAAGCTGAAGAATCTGCAATTCTTGGAAAAAATGTCACAGTCTGCGGCTGGATTCGGACAGTTCGCGATCAAAAGTCTTTTGCCTTCATCGAAATCAGTGACGGCTCATGTTTTTCAACCATCCAAGCTGTTGCGGATGCCAAGCTTCCCAGCTATGAAGCAAAAATCGCAGAGCTTTCAACTGGGGCTGCTATTGCCATTAGTGGAGAAGTTGTTAAAAGCCCCGGAAATAAGCAAAAGTATGAAATTCAAGTCAGTTCAATTGAGCTCTTTGGCACCTGCCCAAATGATTTCCCTCTTCAGAAAAAACGGCATTCATTTGATTTCCTCCGCAGCATTGCCCATCTCCGCCCTAGAACGAATACGCAAGGAGCTGTCGCCCGCGTCCGCAGTCGACTCGCCTACGCAACACACCGTTTTTTTCAAGAGCGCGGCTTTGTTTACCTCCAATCTCCGATCATCACCGCTTCAGATTGCGAAGGAGCAGGAGAACTCTTTCAAATCACCACACTCAATTTAGATAATCCCCCTCGTGACAAAGGTAAGATCGACTACAAACAAGACTTTTTTTCCAAACCTGCTTTTCTCACTGTTTCAGGTCAGCTCAATGCTGAAGCTTATGCAACAGCTCTCTCAGATGTTTACACTTTTGGCCCAACATTCCGAGCAGAAAACTCGAACACCTCACGCCATTTGGCCGAGTTTTGGATGATCGAACCTGAAATGGCTTTTGCAAATTTAAACACCGTTGCTAATCTCGCGGAAGATTATCTCAAATGTTTGATCCAAGAAGCTCTAAGCTGCGATCAAGACATGCAGTTCTTCAATGAACATATCGATAAAGGGATCATTGAACGTTTGCAACACGTTCATGACTCCCCATTTATTCGTATGACTTATACCGAAGCCATCGACATTTTGAAAAAGTCAAACAAGCCCTTCGAATACCCCGTTGAATGGGGATCTGATTTGCAGTCAGAACATGAGCGATACATTGCCGAAGAGTATTGCAAAAAACCAGTCATTCTCACCAACTATCCCAAAGAGATCAAAGCCTTTTACATGCGCAATAACGAAGATGGAAAAACCGTTGCTGCGCTCGACGTTCTCGTCCCAAAGATTGGAGAAATCATTGGAGGAAGTCAAAGAGAAGAAAGATACGACATTTTGACAAAAAAAATCGAAGCGATTGGTCTTGACCCCCACGCATATGCTTGGTATCTCGACCTCCGCAAATATGGAACTGTTCCTCATGGTGGCTTTGGATTAGGTTTTGAACGACTTGTCCAATTTGTCACTGGTATCGAGAATATCCGAGATGCCATCGCATTTCCCCGTGTTCCCGGTCAATGTGAATTTTAA
- a CDS encoding tRNA-binding protein has protein sequence MTLQSEISFEEFTKVELRSGTIVKAEPFPKAHKPAYKIWVDFGSEIGTKQTSAQVTINYTLENLIGKRVIGCVNLGTKNIGGFTSEFLLVGFEDEGGAISLATIDSDVPNGKKLH, from the coding sequence ATGACCCTACAATCAGAAATTTCCTTTGAGGAATTTACAAAAGTCGAACTTCGCTCAGGAACAATCGTTAAAGCAGAGCCATTTCCCAAAGCGCATAAGCCTGCTTACAAAATTTGGGTCGACTTCGGCTCAGAAATTGGAACGAAACAAACTTCTGCTCAAGTCACAATCAACTACACTCTGGAAAACCTAATTGGTAAAAGAGTGATTGGTTGTGTCAATCTTGGGACAAAAAATATCGGAGGGTTCACATCCGAGTTTCTACTTGTTGGTTTTGAAGATGAAGGAGGAGCTATCTCTTTAGCAACAATTGATTCAGACGTCCCAAATGGGAAAAAATTGCACTAA
- a CDS encoding autotransporter outer membrane beta-barrel domain-containing protein, which translates to MKKITVLNLAALLTLTISGFATVSNEAQLNAAIKDVNDGRIPSVKIIEDIQFSESLHPLNIQSDLTPNQAPLLIEGNHHTIKXTSEKARGFFVIGHEQGKTTTIRNLTIDSAVAKGGNGQDGGGGGGGLGGGVFVGKDAHAILENVHFVNCQAVGGSSTAENTMGSGGGGGLGGDGGKGHSSSYGAGGGGGLFGHGGDAGSYSGGGGGGLVEDGKSGFKVKGGNGGHSSTSNNLGMGGEMDTCGTHGGYGMGGGGCGRLDTHGGSGGDGGFGGGGGGDSFAGVAGKGGYGGGGGGGGHGYMKNFPGGDGNDGGFGGGGGAGGGDYQNSKGGTGGSAGFAGGGGAGGPNGGTGGLGFFGGRGSNDGGLGGGGAAMGASIFIENGGSVVIKDTASFTNSSLQGGAGFQKGETHGTDIYMQSGGQITFDLQKDLSIPTPIESERGNNKSGGVIKHGPATLILTGENTYTGKTEVKKGILKLNGSIETPVILHGGKFGGEAQVLSDVNNHLXVLTNAYGDVHVTGDYSQGSDGTYDVRLNHEITPMLHVDGTAFLDGILQISAPDIPFDAGTEFQILLANKGLVGEFSSIKMPFSPYGTPLFIPYYSNNQLVLIAQPFNFISRDSVKSGNPKKTLDYICSLFPLTPNSDLSLVVTSLAFLSPEDLSKALDQLNPALYGSLEWMNLDHTTAIFSMVTNHLTHYNCPPAGVCKDSLNHVWVEPYGYWNEYGKLNQIRGFDSDEIGFVLGYDRKIQDFFIGVLGGYSYTELHYDQDSGGGNYHAVFGGLYGTYLAPFHLSVDSAVILGGNFYDLDRRIHYGDGNISRTISRSAKSDHNAFTFGAHFGLNYDFEQFSAPVGLLASVDYSYLNQDQFEESGADSLNLVVNDQVSSMLQTELGAYFAKVFIFTTRCVTPYLGLSWIVKIPLSDGDILAHFRGQDKSFRVDTTNAAVQFIAPKAAIKFSTKKCFAFTLEAFAELSGQYKSYFLGGRFEKKF; encoded by the coding sequence ATGAAAAAAATAACAGTTTTAAACTTAGCTGCTCTGCTTACTCTCACGATTTCAGGGTTTGCAACAGTCTCCAATGAAGCCCAGCTCAATGCTGCGATTAAAGATGTTAACGATGGAAGAATTCCAAGCGTGAAAATCATTGAGGACATCCAATTCTCTGAATCTCTTCACCCTTTGAATATTCAATCTGATCTCACTCCTAACCAAGCTCCTCTCCTCATCGAAGGGAATCATCACACTATTAAARCAACCTCTGAAAAGGCCCGAGGTTTCTTTGTCATTGGCCATGAACAAGGGAAAACAACAACCATCCGTAATTTAACAATTGACTCGGCTGTCGCAAAAGGAGGAAATGGACAAGATGGCGGTGGTGGTGGTGGTGGTCTTGGCGGCGGAGTTTTCGTTGGAAAAGATGCTCATGCTATTTTAGAAAATGTCCATTTTGTCAATTGTCAAGCTGTTGGAGGCTCGTCTACTGCTGAAAATACCATGGGAAGTGGTGGCGGCGGTGGCCTTGGTGGTGACGGTGGTAAAGGTCACTCTTCATCTTACGGTGCTGGTGGTGGTGGTGGTCTTTTTGGACATGGAGGCGACGCAGGTTCCTATTCTGGAGGTGGCGGCGGCGGCCTTGTTGAAGATGGTAAAAGTGGCTTTAAAGTCAAAGGTGGAAATGGGGGACACAGCTCCACAAGTAACAATCTAGGCATGGGGGGTGAAATGGACACGTGCGGAACCCATGGAGGTTATGGAATGGGTGGCGGTGGCTGCGGACGACTTGATACCCACGGAGGATCTGGCGGAGACGGTGGATTCGGTGGCGGTGGCGGTGGCGACTCGTTTGCTGGAGTTGCCGGTAAAGGAGGCTACGGTGGCGGCGGTGGCGGTGGTGGTCACGGTTACATGAAAAATTTCCCAGGGGGCGATGGAAATGACGGTGGATTCGGCGGCGGCGGCGGTGCTGGCGGCGGAGATTACCAAAATAGTAAAGGTGGAACTGGTGGATCAGCAGGATTCGCAGGAGGTGGTGGTGCTGGTGGCCCAAATGGTGGAACGGGCGGTCTAGGGTTTTTTGGCGGCCGTGGCTCGAATGATGGAGGTCTTGGCGGCGGCGGTGCTGCAATGGGAGCATCGATCTTTATAGAGAATGGTGGGTCAGTTGTCATTAAGGATACAGCAAGCTTTACAAATAGTTCTCTTCAAGGGGGAGCAGGCTTTCAAAAAGGCGAAACACATGGAACCGATATTTACATGCAGTCCGGTGGACAGATTACTTTCGATCTCCAAAAAGACCTCTCAATCCCCACCCCTATCGAAAGCGAGCGAGGAAATAATAAGAGCGGAGGGGTGATTAAACACGGACCTGCAACATTGATCCTCACAGGAGAAAATACTTATACGGGTAAGACAGAAGTTAAAAAAGGAATCCTTAAACTCAATGGTTCTATCGAAACTCCTGTGATTCTTCATGGAGGAAAATTTGGAGGCGAAGCTCAAGTCCTCTCTGATGTCAATAACCACTTARGAGTTTTAACCAATGCCTACGGCGACGTACACGTCACGGGCGATTATTCACAAGGCTCAGATGGAACGTATGATGTTAGACTCAACCATGAAATAACACCAATGCTCCATGTAGATGGAACGGCTTTCCTCGACGGAATACTTCAAATTAGTGCACCTGATATACCTTTTGATGCAGGAACCGAATTTCAAATCTTGTTAGCAAATAAAGGGCTTGTTGGTGAATTTAGCTCAATCAAAATGCCGTTTTCCCCTTACGGAACACCCCTCTTCATACCCTATTATTCAAACAATCAACTTGTTTTAATTGCTCAGCCTTTCAATTTTATCAGTCGAGATTCCGTAAAATCTGGAAATCCAAAAAAGACTCTCGATTACATCTGTAGCTTATTTCCGTTAACGCCCAATTCAGATTTATCTCTAGTTGTCACCTCTCTTGCCTTCCTCTCTCCTGAAGATCTCAGCAAAGCTCTCGACCAGTTGAACCCCGCCCTTTATGGCAGCTTAGAATGGATGAACCTTGATCATACGACTGCAATCTTTTCAATGGTGACCAACCATCTTACACACTACAACTGCCCGCCTGCTGGAGTCTGCAAAGACAGTTTGAATCATGTTTGGGTTGAACCCTACGGCTACTGGAATGAATACGGAAAACTCAACCAAATCCGCGGCTTTGATTCAGATGAAATTGGCTTTGTTCTAGGATATGATCGAAAAATTCAAGATTTTTTCATTGGAGTACTTGGTGGGTATTCTTATACCGAACTCCATTATGATCAAGATTCTGGCGGTGGAAACTACCACGCCGTTTTTGGTGGCCTCTATGGCACTTACCTCGCCCCCTTTCATCTTTCGGTTGATTCTGCAGTCATTCTTGGCGGCAACTTCTATGACTTAGACCGGAGAATCCACTATGGGGATGGAAACATCAGTCGAACAATTTCCCGCTCAGCGAAGAGCGATCACAATGCCTTCACTTTTGGAGCACACTTTGGGCTCAATTACGACTTTGAACAATTTTCCGCACCTGTCGGTCTTCTAGCAAGCGTTGACTATTCATACCTCAACCAAGACCAATTTGAAGAAAGTGGCGCCGATAGTTTAAATCTCGTCGTCAACGATCAGGTTTCAAGCATGCTCCAAACCGAGCTTGGTGCATACTTTGCAAAAGTTTTTATCTTTACAACGCGTTGTGTCACGCCCTATCTAGGATTAAGCTGGATTGTAAAAATCCCTCTTAGTGATGGAGATATCCTCGCACACTTCCGGGGGCAAGACAAAAGTTTCAGAGTCGATACGACAAATGCCGCTGTGCAGTTTATCGCTCCAAAAGCAGCGATTAAATTCAGCACAAAAAAATGTTTTGCATTTACCCTTGAAGCCTTTGCTGAGCTCAGTGGTCAATATAAAAGCTATTTCTTAGGTGGCCGCTTCGAGAAAAAGTTTTAA
- a CDS encoding bactofilin family protein, producing the protein MRKAFHFALMLLFLPSFLCAFVDSDEDEASVVVLPSTAVVNQDFFAYGKTVEVSGTVNGDVYVFGGQVFIDGVVNGDVLVAGGSVEISGKVSKNVRLLSGQASISGTVGRNVTALTATIEFAPSSRVGRNIVVVSGNVDIESVVANNARIYASNLRVSDGIGGRLYAYVASMRITSKAKIDGGVEYWSNKNAVIDPHAKIGGDLIHHPSFFYSVFHGKVFKSLKIGSKFAALVMNFFYTLVIALIMMRYFPQRISGAVDALNHKLFPSLLAGIVIVIILPLLFLALLITIVGVPFALTLLAINVISFYTAKIFSIIWLAKHIFCRFDFNKHRRLYFAFALIVYYLLTLIPYLGTVVSIAALLLGLGGLVLGKMDQGEKKKVHI; encoded by the coding sequence ATGCGAAAAGCTTTCCATTTTGCCCTAATGCTTCTTTTCCTTCCCAGTTTTCTTTGTGCTTTTGTGGATTCCGATGAAGATGAAGCAAGTGTAGTCGTTCTTCCCAGTACAGCTGTGGTGAACCAAGATTTTTTTGCTTATGGGAAAACAGTCGAAGTGTCAGGGACAGTCAACGGGGATGTCTATGTTTTTGGAGGACAAGTGTTCATTGATGGAGTGGTCAATGGAGATGTTTTAGTTGCAGGAGGAAGTGTTGAAATTTCAGGAAAGGTCTCGAAAAATGTCAGACTCCTAAGTGGACAGGCCTCGATTTCGGGAACGGTTGGGCGCAATGTCACAGCATTGACAGCAACGATTGAATTCGCTCCTTCATCAAGAGTTGGCCGGAATATCGTGGTAGTCTCGGGGAATGTTGACATTGAATCTGTTGTTGCAAACAATGCTCGCATCTATGCTTCAAATTTGCGCGTTTCAGACGGAATTGGAGGAAGACTTTATGCATACGTTGCATCAATGCGCATCACGTCAAAAGCAAAAATTGACGGTGGTGTCGAGTATTGGAGCAATAAGAATGCTGTCATTGACCCTCATGCCAAAATAGGTGGTGATCTGATCCATCACCCTTCTTTTTTCTATAGCGTTTTTCACGGTAAAGTTTTTAAAAGTCTGAAGATCGGCTCAAAATTTGCCGCACTGGTGATGAACTTTTTCTATACCCTTGTGATTGCCCTTATTATGATGCGCTATTTTCCACAGCGGATTAGCGGGGCTGTTGACGCCCTCAATCACAAACTTTTTCCTTCTCTTCTAGCAGGAATTGTGATCGTCATTATTTTACCCCTTCTATTTTTAGCCCTTCTCATCACGATTGTTGGAGTTCCTTTTGCCTTGACCTTGCTTGCCATTAACGTGATCAGTTTTTACACGGCAAAGATCTTCTCAATCATCTGGCTTGCCAAACATATTTTCTGTCGGTTTGACTTTAACAAGCACCGAAGGCTTTACTTTGCTTTTGCTCTTATCGTTTACTACCTTCTGACACTCATTCCCTATCTGGGAACGGTTGTTTCTATTGCAGCTCTACTTCTTGGATTAGGAGGGCTTGTTTTAGGAAAGATGGATCAAGGCGAAAAGAAAAAAGTCCATATTTAA
- a CDS encoding Rossmann-fold NAD(P)-binding domain-containing protein, with product MQVGIIGINHFSSSLSQREKVAKVCRELFIAKQVSFPIQYVLLSTCNRTELYFSAPNLADAHSEILGLLREEIQDPFDQNLYSFFGSDCFLHLGRVISGMDSLIFGESDIQRQVKVSYESARIKRRLTPSLHYMFQKGLKIGKEIRTAVLPTQARLPATIYSLVDCLKIGKKKILFIGNSVINRGVMSYFLSKGCEDLTLCTRTDKTPFSSVKLEKWDVTKQWFKYDAVISGTYHGEYIIQGSSPKCEVALFDLGVPRNIDPTLAEHPQIRLYNIDDLGQMANQSKKTSEKEIQLCETMLEKIVHRQVDLFHRKQQSRWRYVSACEKLSILP from the coding sequence ATGCAAGTCGGAATCATCGGAATCAATCACTTTTCTTCGTCTCTTTCCCAAAGGGAAAAAGTTGCCAAAGTGTGCCGCGAACTTTTTATTGCAAAGCAAGTGTCTTTTCCCATTCAATATGTACTACTTTCCACTTGCAATCGGACAGAACTTTACTTTTCAGCGCCCAACTTAGCAGATGCCCACAGCGAAATTTTAGGCCTTTTGCGTGAAGAAATCCAAGATCCATTTGATCAAAATCTCTACTCGTTTTTTGGCTCCGATTGTTTTCTTCATTTAGGACGGGTGATTTCCGGAATGGACAGTTTGATATTTGGAGAAAGTGATATTCAAAGGCAGGTTAAAGTTTCCTACGAATCGGCTCGAATAAAGCGCAGACTCACACCCTCACTTCATTACATGTTTCAAAAAGGACTAAAGATTGGGAAAGAGATCCGAACTGCAGTTCTTCCGACACAGGCGCGCTTGCCAGCAACCATTTACTCATTAGTTGATTGTTTGAAGATAGGCAAAAAAAAGATTCTCTTCATTGGAAACTCTGTGATCAATCGCGGTGTCATGTCCTATTTTTTGAGTAAAGGATGTGAAGATCTCACTCTTTGTACGCGAACAGATAAAACACCTTTTTCCTCTGTTAAGCTTGAAAAGTGGGATGTTACAAAGCAGTGGTTTAAGTACGATGCAGTGATTTCTGGGACGTATCACGGAGAGTATATCATTCAAGGGTCCTCTCCGAAGTGCGAGGTTGCTTTATTTGATCTGGGGGTTCCGCGCAACATTGATCCTACTCTTGCTGAGCATCCCCAGATCCGACTTTATAATATCGATGACCTGGGTCAAATGGCAAATCAATCTAAAAAGACCAGTGAAAAAGAAATCCAGCTATGCGAAACTATGCTCGAAAAAATTGTTCATAGACAAGTGGATCTGTTTCATCGTAAACAGCAATCCCGATGGAGATACGTATCCGCATGCGAAAAGCTTTCCATTTTGCCCTAA
- a CDS encoding glycerophosphodiester phosphodiesterase — protein MKIIAHRGASMEAPENTLPAFKRAIELGSDYIECDIRLTKDKVPIVFHDDKINETLISELTFNEVKSQNENIPTLEELLSLKFNKTGLMIEIKKIDPLSDVEIIYDTVKKKKSPPDFYLGSIEIDIATYLHQLDPELPLIGIVELEEQLDEFLKLNPQVLAFHYPLLDPKRIASLHAKKIKVWAWTIDDPHFEMEGLDGIITNNVAHFLQTRSPESDAH, from the coding sequence ATGAAAATCATCGCCCATAGAGGCGCTTCAATGGAAGCTCCAGAAAATACTCTTCCCGCTTTCAAAAGAGCGATTGAGCTTGGCTCTGATTACATTGAATGTGACATCCGATTAACAAAAGACAAAGTTCCCATTGTATTTCACGATGACAAAATCAACGAAACCCTAATTTCTGAACTCACATTTAACGAAGTCAAAAGTCAAAATGAAAACATTCCCACATTAGAAGAACTCTTAAGCCTTAAATTTAATAAAACAGGACTCATGATCGAAATCAAAAAGATAGATCCTTTATCTGATGTGGAAATCATTTATGACACGGTCAAGAAGAAAAAGTCTCCTCCTGATTTTTACTTGGGATCGATTGAAATTGACATTGCGACTTATTTGCATCAGTTAGACCCTGAATTACCCTTGATTGGCATTGTTGAATTAGAAGAACAACTCGATGAATTTCTGAAACTAAACCCTCAAGTGTTAGCGTTTCACTATCCCCTTCTAGATCCCAAGCGCATTGCATCGCTTCACGCAAAAAAGATCAAAGTCTGGGCATGGACAATTGACGACCCTCACTTTGAGATGGAAGGACTAGATGGTATCATCACCAATAATGTGGCTCACTTTCTGCAAACAAGATCTCCCGAATCAGATGCTCACTAA
- a CDS encoding regulatory protein RecX: MIKIENVEKQTFVNIIVEGEVWKKLDKKLYSKHLRKIRTCTDKKSLTDLFSVLEEQVALGYVYKLLAMKGYLENQLRKKLKERHFEEKAIEAVLGVCREKGYINDVREAKGFVEREKRRGQGPKAIVQRLKEKAGVSLEVSFSQEEEREKLEQLLEKRFPDLSEIKTKERAYRFFQRRGFSEHLIREILFAESEPHYW, encoded by the coding sequence ATGATTAAGATAGAAAACGTTGAAAAACAGACGTTTGTGAATATAATCGTTGAAGGGGAAGTGTGGAAAAAGCTCGATAAGAAGCTCTATTCCAAACATTTGAGAAAAATTCGTACGTGCACCGATAAAAAAAGTCTAACTGACTTATTTTCAGTGCTAGAAGAACAAGTTGCTTTAGGATATGTCTATAAGCTACTGGCGATGAAGGGATATCTTGAAAACCAGTTACGTAAGAAGTTAAAAGAGAGACACTTTGAAGAAAAGGCGATAGAAGCTGTTTTAGGTGTCTGTCGTGAAAAAGGATATATCAACGACGTCAGGGAAGCTAAAGGGTTCGTCGAGCGCGAGAAGAGGCGAGGGCAAGGCCCTAAGGCTATTGTGCAGCGCCTGAAGGAAAAGGCCGGCGTATCTCTCGAGGTCTCCTTTTCTCAAGAGGAGGAGAGAGAGAAGCTTGAGCAGCTTCTTGAAAAACGTTTTCCAGACCTTTCAGAGATAAAGACAAAAGAGCGTGCTTACCGTTTTTTTCAAAGGAGAGGATTTAGTGAGCATCTGATTCGGGAGATCTTGTTTGCAGAAAGTGAGCCACATTATTGGTGA
- a CDS encoding RluA family pseudouridine synthase, translating into MKGFLQNKLTIEEDEIDRLDKLLAKRFSSYSRTYFQYLIDCEAVLLNGEVIKKRCRPSPGDQIEVTFLPVEEIDLTPEPIPLDILYEDDHLICINKPPGMVVHPAPGHPKGTFVHALLHHCQGTPLPGKEYRPGIVHRLDKETSGILIGAKSVAAHQKLIEQFKGREIEKEYLAITIGHPQATTIHAPIGRHPVRRKEMTILETGKEATTVITPLARGEHFSLISARLITGRTHQIRVHMKYNNTPILGDSVYGSQKINEKYQIPRQLLHAAKIKLAHPVTHQILNLSAPIPEDMEKVSEDFFLQPLLK; encoded by the coding sequence ATGAAAGGCTTTTTACAAAATAAACTTACCATTGAAGAAGACGAAATCGACCGTTTGGACAAACTCTTGGCCAAGCGTTTTTCCTCCTACTCTCGCACCTATTTTCAATACCTCATCGACTGTGAAGCTGTTCTTCTCAATGGGGAAGTCATTAAAAAGCGGTGCCGCCCGAGTCCAGGCGATCAAATCGAAGTCACCTTTCTCCCTGTAGAAGAGATCGACCTCACTCCTGAACCGATTCCGCTCGATATCCTCTATGAAGATGACCACCTAATCTGCATCAACAAGCCCCCGGGAATGGTCGTCCACCCTGCACCTGGCCATCCAAAAGGGACCTTTGTCCACGCTCTACTTCACCACTGCCAAGGAACCCCTCTCCCCGGAAAAGAATACCGCCCTGGCATCGTCCACCGTCTTGATAAAGAAACTTCTGGTATTCTCATTGGTGCCAAATCGGTCGCAGCCCATCAAAAACTTATCGAACAGTTCAAAGGGAGAGAAATTGAAAAAGAGTACCTCGCAATCACTATTGGCCATCCTCAAGCCACAACCATCCACGCCCCCATCGGACGCCATCCTGTGCGGCGCAAAGAAATGACCATCTTAGAAACAGGAAAAGAAGCGACAACAGTCATCACTCCTCTTGCTAGAGGAGAGCATTTTTCGCTCATTTCAGCCAGACTCATCACAGGCCGTACCCATCAAATCCGCGTTCACATGAAATACAACAATACCCCCATCCTAGGAGATTCGGTCTATGGATCTCAAAAAATCAATGAAAAATACCAAATCCCCCGTCAACTGCTCCATGCTGCCAAGATCAAACTTGCCCACCCTGTCACACATCAAATTTTAAACTTATCAGCTCCTATACCTGAAGATATGGAAAAGGTATCAGAAGATTTTTTCCTTCAACCTCTTCTAAAATAG
- a CDS encoding KH domain-containing protein has translation MKEFVEYIVKNLVDNPDKVKINEIGGSQTLIIELSVEKSDIGKIIGKKGKTINAIRTLLMSVASRNGIRVNLEILEEGGAPVEA, from the coding sequence ATGAAAGAATTTGTGGAATACATTGTCAAAAACCTCGTCGACAACCCAGACAAAGTGAAAATCAACGAAATTGGAGGGTCCCAAACTCTCATCATCGAACTCAGTGTTGAAAAATCCGATATCGGTAAGATCATTGGAAAAAAAGGTAAGACGATCAATGCAATTCGCACACTGCTCATGTCTGTTGCCAGCCGTAATGGAATTCGAGTCAACCTCGAGATTCTAGAAGAAGGTGGAGCTCCAGTCGAAGCTTAA
- a CDS encoding ATP-binding protein, protein MYNRLLGKHKQLKTSFFLFGPRGTGKTHWIRQAFPKALYFDLLDYETFRTFLSNPTLIRERIPEDFDDWIILDEVQRIPELLNEVHRLIEEKGYRFGMTGSSARKLKQKGVNLLAGRALVYTMHPLLIQEVGKDFSLDHVLKYGLLPTIFAKNIPPADYLSSYVTTYLREEVMQEGLTRRLDSFSKALEIASFSQGSVLNISAVARESQISRKVMEGYFSIMEDLLLATKVPVFSKRAKRKLIGHSKFYFFDVGIYRALRPMGPFDKPEEAEGAALETLVFEHLRGINDYFGLGYTIYFWRTQTQHEVDFVLYGEKGIYAFEVKRSKMLSSADLQSLKLFKEDYPEAKSYILYGGKETLYLDNITALPFEKALEKLPEILS, encoded by the coding sequence ATGTACAATCGTCTCTTAGGTAAACATAAACAATTGAAAACCAGCTTCTTTCTTTTTGGCCCTCGCGGAACGGGTAAAACTCACTGGATTCGTCAAGCCTTTCCAAAAGCCCTTTATTTTGACCTTCTGGACTATGAAACTTTTAGAACCTTTCTTTCAAATCCCACTCTGATTCGGGAAAGGATTCCAGAGGATTTTGACGATTGGATTATTCTAGATGAGGTCCAACGCATTCCTGAGTTACTCAATGAAGTCCATCGCCTGATCGAAGAAAAAGGATACCGGTTTGGGATGACAGGCTCTAGTGCTCGAAAATTAAAACAAAAAGGAGTCAATCTTTTAGCTGGTCGTGCGCTCGTATACACGATGCACCCCCTGTTGATTCAGGAGGTAGGCAAGGACTTTTCTTTAGACCATGTCTTAAAATACGGTCTCCTTCCTACAATTTTTGCAAAAAATATTCCTCCCGCCGATTATCTTTCTTCTTATGTGACAACTTATTTGCGTGAGGAAGTCATGCAAGAGGGATTGACGCGACGTCTAGACAGCTTCAGTAAAGCTTTGGAAATCGCTAGTTTTTCTCAAGGAAGCGTACTCAATATTTCTGCTGTTGCGAGAGAATCTCAGATTTCTCGTAAGGTAATGGAAGGATATTTCTCTATTATGGAAGATTTACTTCTAGCAACAAAAGTTCCAGTTTTTTCAAAACGAGCAAAACGCAAGTTGATCGGTCATTCTAAGTTTTACTTTTTTGATGTGGGAATTTACCGTGCACTTCGCCCAATGGGACCTTTTGATAAACCTGAAGAAGCTGAAGGAGCTGCCTTAGAAACCTTAGTTTTTGAGCATTTAAGAGGAATAAATGATTACTTTGGGTTAGGTTATACGATTTACTTTTGGAGGACACAAACACAACATGAAGTCGACTTTGTTCTTTATGGAGAAAAAGGGATTTATGCCTTTGAAGTCAAGAGATCAAAAATGCTATCTTCTGCGGACTTGCAGTCTCTTAAACTCTTTAAAGAAGATTATCCAGAAGCGAAGTCATATATCTTATATGGAGGAAAGGAAACCCTTTATCTAGATAACATCACAGCGTTACCTTTTGAAAAAGCTCTTGAAAAATTGCCAGAAATCCTCTCCTAA